CCGCCTGCATGAGCGCGTGCGTGCCGTCGACGATGCCCGCGCCCATCGCGCCCTCGCGGAAGCGCGGGATCATGCGCTCGCGCAGGATGCGCGCGGCGACGGCGTCGGGCACGACGCCCTCGAGCCCGTAGCCGACTTCGATGCGCGCGCGCCGGTCGGCGGCCGCGACGATGACGATCGCGCCGTTGTCGCGCCCGGCGTGCCCGACCTTCCACGCCTCGCCGACGCGGATGCCGAAGCTCTCGATCGCCTCGCCCTCGAGGCTCGCGACGGTGAGCACGACGATCTGGTGCGTCGTCTCGCGCTCGAACGCGGCGAGCTCGCTCTCGAGCCGCGCGGCCTCGCCGGGCGCGAGCACCGAGGCGCCGTCGACGACGCGGCCGGTGAGCGGCGGGACGTCGCGTGCGCGCGCGGGCGGCGCGAGCGCGGCCGCGCCGACGAGCGCCGCGGCGAGCGCGGCCGCGAGCGCGCGCGCCGTGCGGCGCGCGCGGCTCAGAACTCGACCTCCGGCGGCCGGTCGGTGACGTCGCTGCGCGCCTCGAACGTGGCCTTGCGCTCGGCGCCGAACAGCTTCGCGGTGAGGTTCACGGGGAACGAGCGGATGAGCGTGTTGTAGGACTGGACGGCGTCGATGTAGCGCCCGCGCGCGACGGTGACGCGGTTCTCCGTGCCCTCGATCTGCGCCTGCAGGTCGCGGAAGGCGTCCGTCGCGCGCAGCTCGGGGTAGCGCTCGGAGACGGCGAACAGCCGCGACAGCGCGCTCGTGAGCTGACCCTGCGCGTCCATGAAGCGCTGCAGGGCGGCCGGGTCGTTCACGAGCTCGGGCGAGAGCTCGATGCTCGTCGCCTTCGCGCGCGCGGACACGACGGCCTCGAGCGTCTCGCGCTCGAAGCTCGCCGCGCCCTTCACGACCTTCACGAGGTTGGGGATGAGGTCGGCGCGGCGCTGGTACTGGTTCGCGACCTCGGCCCACGCGGCCGAGACGGCCTCGTCGCCGGCCTGGATGTCGTTGTAGCCGCAGCCGCTCGTCGCGGTGAGCGCGAGCAGGGCGGCGAGCGCGGCGGTCGCGCGGCGCGCGCGCACAGGGGTCGGTCGACTCACGGCGGGCCCTCCCGTGCCGAGTGGCGCGCCGACGGGCGCGCCGGCGGTCGTCGGCGCGCGCGAGGCTAGCGCGCGCGCCGCGGGCGATCGCGCGCCGGCGGCGCGCGGGCGTGCAACGCGAGCCCGATTCGTGGGAACCTACGCGCGCGCTCGCCGTGCGCGGGCGCGGTGTGCCGGTGTGCGGGTATGCGGGTCTGCGCGCCGCGCGGGCGCGGAACGCGCAGCGCGAAGAGCGAGGGACGAGCATGCGGTGGCAGCGCGGGCGACGGAGCCAGAACCTCGAGGATCGCCGCGGCAACGCGGGGCGCGGGCGGCTTCCCGGCTTCCCGGGCCTCGGAGGCGGCGCGCAGGGCGGGCGCGTGCGCATCCCGATGGGCGGCGGGCGCGGCGGCGGCCTCTCGCTCGGCGGCCTCGTGCTGATGCTCGGCGTCGCGTGGCTGCTCGGCGTGAACCCGCTCGACATGCTAGGCGGCGCGGGCGGCGGCGCGGTGGGGGTCGACCTCGACGGCGGCTTCCCGGGCGCCGCGATGCCCGAGGTCGGCGCGCGGCCGCCCGCGACGACGACGCCCGCCGAGGAGGAGCTCGTCGAGTTCGTCTCGTTCGTGCTCGACGACCTGCAGGCGACGTGGGGCGAGCTGCTCCCCGGCTACCGCGACGCGAAGCTCGTGCTCTTCCGCGACGCGACGCCGTCGGCGTGCGGCATGGGCCAGAGCGCGATGGGCCCGTTCTACTGCCCGGGCGACCAGAAGGTGTACGTCGACCTCGCCTTCTACGACGAGCTGCGACAGCGCTTCGGCGCGCCCGGCGACTTCGCGCAGGCCTACGTGCTCGCGCACGAGATCGGCCATCACGTGCAGCGGCTCACGGGCGTCGAGGAGGCGGTGCGGCGCGAGCAGCGCGCGGCGTCGTCGCGCGCGAACGAGCTCTCGGTGCGCATGGAGCTGCAGGCCGACTGCCTGGCCGGCGTGTGGGGCCACGCGACGTCGCGCCGCGGCGTGCTCGAGCCGGGCGACGTCGAGGAGGGGCTGCGCGCGGCCGCGGCGATCGGCGACGACCGCATCCAGCGCATGAGCGGCCGCGGCGTGCAGCCCGAGAGCTTCACGCACGGCTCGTCCGAGCAGCGCACGCGCTGGCTGCGCAAGGGGCTCGAGAGCGGCGACCCGAACGCCTGCGACACGTTCGAGGTGTCGCGCCTCTAGCGGCGTCCCCGCCTAGCGTCCCGGCTCGCCGGCCTTCGCGATCAGCGCGGCGAGCGCGGCGACGGCCGCGCTCCGCTCGTCGCGCGTGCGCACGCCCGCGTCGACGCGCGTGTCGAGCACCGAGATGAGCAGGTTCGCGTCGAAGGCGAGCATGAGGCTCGTGGCGAGGAGCTTCGGGTCGTGCCCGGGCGGCGCGATCTCGGCGACCGTCTGCGTGATCGTCCCGGCGAAGCGCTGGTTCAGGTCCATGATCGCGGTGATGACGAACTCGCGGAACGCGGGCGACTCGATCGCCCAGCGGATGAACGCGCCGATCTCGCGGTGGTGGTCGCGCGCGAAGCGCTCGGACATGGCGAGCTGCTCCTGCAGGCGCTTGCCGGGCTCGACGTCCGACCAGTCCTGCTCGAGCGACGCGCGGAACGGGTCGCACATGCGCGTGAACGCCTCGCGGAAGAGCGCGGCCTTCTCGCTGAAGTGCCAGAAGACGGTGGCGCGGCTCACGCCCGCGCGGTCGGCGACGTCCTGCACGGTCGTGCTCTCGTAGCCGCGCTCGATGAAGAGCTCGGTCGCGGCGGCGAGGATGCGCTCCTGCGTCGCGGCCTTGCCGAGCTCGCGCCTGGCCTCGGGCTTCGTCTCGTCCATCGCCGCCTCCCTCGCACTCTCGCGCCCGCCGCTCGCGCGCCGCGCACCGCTCGCACACGCTAGCCCGATCCGCCGCGTGCTTCGCGCGCTAGAGTCGCGCGGCTCGCGAGCGGGGGGCGACATGGACGAGGCAGGCCGGTCGACGCTCGCGCCCGCGCGCCTCCCGCTGCCGATCCGCGCCATGAACCGCATGGGCCCGCTGCTCGCGCGCGCGCGCGTCTTCCCCGCGCGCCTCGAGCCCGAGGCGCTGCTCGACGAGGCCGCGCGCGCCGCGGGCTGCGACGACTTCGGCCCCGACGAGTTCCGCGAGGGCTACGAGCGGCTCGTCGCGTCGCTCGAGGGCGACGCCGCGCTCACGCCGTTCGGCCGCTTCTTCGCGAAGCGCCAGCTGATGGAGCTGCTGACGCAGCGGCTCGCGCTCGTCGACTGGCGCAAGCGCCACCCGGAGGTCGCGCGCGAGGCGATCGCGCGGCCGCTCGTCGTGATGGGGCTCCCGCGCACGGGCACGACCATTCTCTACGGGCTGCTCGCGCAGGATCCCGCGCACCGCTCGCCGCTGTCGTGGGAGGTCGACGACCCGTGTCCGCCGCCCGAGGCGGCGACGTACGACGTCGACCCGCGCATCCGCCGCACCGAGAAGCGCTTCGCGCAGCTGCGCGGGCTCGCGCCGACGTTCCAGGCCATCCATCCGATCGGCGCGCTCCTGCCGCAGGAGTGCATCGTGCTCACGGCGTCGGCGTTCCTGAGCATCCGCTTCGAGATGTGCTTCGACGTCGCCGCCTATCAACGCTGGATCGTCGGCGCCGACCTCGCGCCCGCCTATCGCTGGCACCGCGCCTTCCTGCAGCACCTGCAGTCGCGGCACCGCCGCGAGCGCTGGGTGCTGAAGTCGCCCGGGCACCTCGGGCCCGTGGCCGCGATGATGGCCGAGTATCCCGACGCGATGGTCGTGCAGACGCACCGCGACCCGCGCAAGGTGGTGCCGAGCGTGTCGAGCCTCGAGTACGCGATGCGCTGCGTGTCGACCGCGGCGCCCGATGCGCACGCGCTCGGGCGCCAGCAGCTGTGGCTGTGGTCGACGTACCTGCAGCAGGGGCTCGAGGCGCGCGCCGCGCTGCCGCAGCACGCGGGGCAGTTCCTCGACCTCCACTTCCACGAGATCGCGGCCGACCCGCTCGCGAGCGTCGCGCGCATCTACGACCACTTCGGGCTCGCGCTCTCCGCGGAGGCCGAGGCGCGCATGCGCGCCTTCCTCGCCGCGAATCCGCGCGACGCGCACGGCACGCACCGCTACACGCTCGGCATGTTCGGCCTGCAGAGCGACGAGGTCGACGCCGCGTTCAAGGGCTACTGCGAGCGCTTCGGCGTCGTGCCCGAGCGCGCAGGCTGAGCGCGGGCGCTCGGCCCGCGCGCTCAGACGCGGCGCGCATCCGTGCGCGCGTTGACGTAGCCCGCGAGCGCGGCGAGCGCCGCCGACGGCGGCGACAGGAAGCGCACGCCGAAGCTCACGCGCGCGTCGCTCTCCCTCGGCTCGATCGCGAACGCGACGCGCGCGCGCAGCGCGAGCGGCTCGCCCGAGAGCGCGAAGTGCGCGACGAGCTCGGTGCCGCGCGCGACGGGCTCCGCCGCTTCGAACCGGCCGCCCGAGACGGACAGGTCGCGGATCGTCGCGGCGATGCGCCGCTCGGCGTGCGACAGCTGGGCGCGGATGGCCGTCGGCACGCGCCGGTACGAGCGGCGCTCGGCGTCGATGCCGGGCGTCGCGATGTCGATCGCGAGCCGCAGGTCCTCGAGCTCGTAGGGCGTCCACAGGCCGATCGGCACGCCCGAGTCGCGAAGCAGCCGGCGCGTGTGGAGGTGGGGCGTCGCGCCGACCGCCACGAGCTGCGCGCTCCCGCGCGCGGCCGTGCGCAGCTGCTCGAGCGCGGGGCGCAGCCCGTGCTCGGGGTAGTGGGCGTTCAGGAAGACGAGCCCATTGAGCGGCGTCCCTCGCGCGAACTCGCGCGAGGCGGTGCCGAGGTCGTCGACCTCGAGCGGAAGGAACCCGAGCTGGAGCAGGTCGGAGCGCAGCTCCGCCGCACCACGGGGAAAGCCGACCACCAGGACGCGGCCCTTCGCGGACAAGGCGTGCTCCCACCCCGTACCCGGCGGTCGCTTCGCATGTCACGGCGGGCGGCGGCCCTCGCAGCACACCGCCCCACCCTGCGGCAGCTCCGCCGCACGCGCGCTCGGGGCCTGGTTCGCGCCCCGAGCCGCCGGGGTCGTGTAAGGCGTGGCCGTCCCACCTAGCAACCCTCATTTGGGGGTTTTCTCGCGGGGAACGATGGCGGACGATGCACCACGTCCTGGCTCCGAACCGGGTACCGGCGCCTGAGTTCGGAGTAGTGCGCCTTGAGCAAGATCCTCGATCTCCTCGCGCGTCTGTTCCCGCCCGATGCCGCCGAGCCCGACTGGGATTCCCTCGTCGCCGCCGTCTCGCGCGAGCTCGGTGGCGCCCACTGCATCGCGTGGGTCGAGCCCGGGCTCGGCGCGCCGACGGCCGCGAGCACCGAGGCGGTGCGCGAGCGGCTCGCTGCGTACGACGGCTCGCCGAGCGATCACGAGGTCGACTACTGGCGCGTGAGCCGGTTCCCGATCGGCGAGGTGTGGTCGACCGACGTCGCCGAAGCGCGCGGCCTCCCGCGCCTGCGGCAGACCGTGCTCGACCCGCTCGACATGCGCGAAGGCCTGGTCGTCGGCGTCCCGCTCGCGTCCGACCGGGCGAGCATCGTCGGGCAGCTGTGCGTGTTCCCGAACGGCGATGCGAAGCCGGGCCACGAAGCGGTCGCGCTGCTCGAGGAGCTCGCGCCCTGGCTCGTGCACGCGGCCCGCGCCACGGCGCGACAGCGCGCGCTCACGGCGACGAGCTCCGCGCTCTCGCGCTCGATCGATCGCCTCCGCATCGGCGTCGTGCTGCTCGACGACGACGGCCACGTCGTCCTCGCCAACCGCTCGGCGGTCGCCATCCTCGAAGGTGCGGACGGGAGCTCGTTCGTGGCTGCGACGGCGCTCGGCGCGCGGCGCGAGCGGATGCAGCAGGCGGTCGCGCGCCTGCTCGACTCGCACGGAAGCGTCACGGGGCACGTGCGCCCGCACGTGAGCGTCTCGCGCCTGGCCCCGCCGGACGAGCTCGCGACGTTCATGGGCGCGACGACCGCGGTCTTCATTCCCGATCCCGCGACGGTCGAGGTCGAGCTCGTCGAGCCGCTCCGCAAGCACTACGGGCTCACGCCCGCCGAGGCGCGGCTCGCCGCGCTGCTCGCGTCGGACTTCACGCTCGACGAGGCCGCCGAGCACCTCGGGCTCACGGTCGGGACGGTGCGCACGCGGCTCAAGCGGCTGTTCGAGAAGACGGGCACGAACCGCCAGGCGAGCCTCGTGCGCCGCATCGTGACGGGCCCCGGCCTGTTTCGCGACGGCGAGTGAGCGGCGCGTGCGCGTCGCGTCAGCCCATCTTGTAGACGCGGGCGAGGATGCGATCGCGCAGCGAGACGGGAATCGTGCGCATGAAGCCCGACTGCATGCGCGCCGAGAACGGGACGTAGTAGCGCGCGCGCGGCGACGCCGCGGTCGCGGCCAGCGCGACGACCTCGCCGACCGCGCGCGGCTCGATCGCGTGCTCGAGCTGTCCGTAGGCGAACTCCTCGAGGTCGAACATCAGCTGGCGGTACGGGTTGTCGGGGTCGTTGCGCAGGAACTCGCCCCACTCCTTCGCCTTGTCGAAGACGGGCGTCTTCACGAAGCCGGGGACGACGAGGCACATCTCGATGTTCCACGGCGCGAGCTCGAGGCGCAGGCAGTCGGTGGCCGACTCGAGCGCGCCCTTCGTCGCGGCGTAGGCGACGGCGAGCGGCGCGGGCACGCGGCTCGCGAGCGAGCTGATGTTGACGACGCGCCCGCCGCCCTGCGCGCGCATGAGCGGGACGAGCAGCCCGGTGAGCTGCAGCCCGCCGAACAGGTTCACCTCGAACGTGCGGCGCAGGTCGTCGCGCGACATCTGCTCGAGCGCGGCCGACAGGCTGAAGCCCGCGTTGTTGACGAGCAGGTCGACGCGGCCGAAGGCCTCGAAGGCGCGGTCGACGAGCGCCCGGCACGCCGCCTCGTCGGCGACGTCGGTCGGGACGGCGAGGGCGCGGCCGCCGGCGCGCTCGATGCGCGCGGCGAGCGTCTCGAGCGGGTCGCGGCTGCGCGCGGCCGCGACGACGGCGAAGCCCTCGGCGGCCAGGCACTCGGCCGTCGCCTCACCGATGCCCGAGGAGGCCCCCGTGACGATCGCGACCCCCCGCTCGGCTGCCATCCGATCCCCCATTCTTGGTTAGCGCGGCGGGGTTGGTTAGCGCGGCGGGGCGCCGGCGCGGGCCCCGCGGGTCGGCTGCGAGCGCCCGGCCGCTCCTGCCGCTCCGGCTGCGCCCGGCCGCGGCGCCGGCCGCGGCGCGGGAATGTCGGCCTTCGGGTCGGCGGCGGCCATGCGCATCGCCCGACCCGGCCGGCGCGGGAGTCGAGCCGCGCCCGCCCGGGCGGTCGGCACGGCCGATCGGCCCTGGCCATCGGATTTCTTCGGAACCTGAGGGTTCGATGAAGGCACTCCCTGGCATGGACTCGAGCTCGCGCGCCTTCGGTCTCACGGTCGCGATCGCGGCCGCGTGGGTGGCCGTGGCGCTCGTGGGGCTCGTGACGGCCGACCCGGTCGGCGCGGTCGACCTCGCGGCCGGCGCGGCGGCACCGTCGGTCGCCGCCGGCCCGGCGGCGGGCGCGCGCCTCGAGTTCCTCGCATCGGGCGCGGTCGGCGCCGCGGTCGCGCTCGTCGCGTCGCGCTTCGCGCGACGGCGCCCGCACGACCGACGCGCGCACTGAGCGCCGCGCGCGCACTCGCTCCCTCGCGCTCACCGGCGGGCCCGCGCGTGGCTCGTTCTTCGTAGGCTTCCCAGGAAGCGATGCGCGCTTGTAGGATGCGCGCATGGCCACACCCGAGATCCCGACCACCACGCGGTACACGCTCGAGTATCCCTATACGAGGACGACCGGTCCCGTCATCGGGCGCTTCCTGACGGCGCTGCGCGACGGGAAGATCCTCGGCGTCCGCACGGGCGGGCGGGTCGTCGTGCCGCCGATCGAGTTCGACCCGGAGACGGCGGAGGAGATCGCGAGCCCCGAGTACGTCGAGGTCGGGCCCGGCGGCACGGTCGTCACCGCGACGTGGATCGCGGAGCCGACGCGCAAGCATCCCTTCCAGGAGCCGTTCGCGTTCGCGCTCGTCCTGCTCGACGGCGCGGACACCCCGCTCGTGCACGCGGTGAAGGCCGCGTCGCCCGACGCGGTGCGCAAGGGCGCGCGCGTGGCCGCGCAGTTCCGCGACGAGCGGCGCCAGGCCATCACCGACGTCTACTTCGTGCCGGAGGCCGAGGCGCGCAAGCAGTACATCGAGCCGGGCCAGGGCGAGGTCGAGATGACCGAGCACCTGATCTCGCTCGAGTTCGAGGAGCGGCTCATCCCCGCGCGCCGACGCTATTTGAAGGGCCTCGTCGAGGGGCGCTTCGTCGGGCAGAAGAGCCCGGTGAGCGGCAAGGTCTACGTGCCGAGCAGGGGCTACGACCCGATGGAGCGCGTGCCCATGACGGAGGCCGACGACGTCGTGCTCCCGCTCACGGGCACCGTCGTCACCTACACGATCATCACGCCGGTGCAGTACTACGGGCAGAAGGAGACCGAGCCCTACGTGCGCGCCTCGATCCTGCTCGACGGCGCCGACACGGTGATCGGGCAGCAGGACATCCGGAACATCCCGCGCGACGAGTTCCGCGCGGGCATGCGCGTGCGCTGCGTCTTCAAACCCGTCGGCGAGCGCGACATCAGCGAGATCGACAACCGCTGGGGCGGCACGGGCGGCGTCATCGATCGGTGGGAGCCGACCGGCGAGCCCGACGTCCCCTTCGAGAAGTTTTCGGAGCACCTGTTCTGATGGCCGGAGAAGACATCGCAATCGTCGCGTTCGCGCAGACGCCCTCGTACCGCTCCTATGCGGACAGCGAGGTGTCGCTGCTCATGGGGCTCACGAACCAGGTCCTCGCCGACACGAAGCTCGACCGCAACGAGGTCGACTTCACCATCGCCGGGAGCTGCGACTACCTGTCGGGCATGCCGTTCGCCTTCGTCTCGAACGTCGACGGCTTCGGCGCGTGGCCGCCCGTCTACGAGTCGCACGTGGAGATGGATGGCGCGTGGGCGCTGTTCGAGGCGTACGTGCGCCTGCAGATGGGCGACATCGACGTCGCGCTCGTCGCGGGCTCGGGCAAGAGCTCGCCCGGCCGGCCGCGCGAGATCTTCCCGCTGCAGATGAACCCGTACTACCACGCGCCGCTCGGGCTCGACCCGGTGTCGATGGCCGGCCTGCAGGCCAGCGCGCTCGTCGACGCGGGCCTCGCGACCGAGGCGGACTTCGCCGAGGTGGTCTCGCGCTCGCGCCGCGACGCGCTCGCGAACCCCTACGCGCAGGTCGCGAAGGACGTGTCGGTCGACGCACTGCTGAAGGAGCCGTACTACGCGGCGCCGCTCCGCAAGCACGACCTGCCGCCCATCAGCGACGGCGCGGCGATGGTGCTGCTCGCGCGCGGCGAGAAGGCGCGCGCGCTGACGGACAAGCCCGTCTGGATCCGCGGCATCGACCACCGCATGGACTCGAGCCATCCCGGCCTTCGCGATCTCAGCGAGTCGGCCTCGACGCGCATCGCGGCCGAGAAGCTCGGCATCGACGGCGGCGCCTTCGACATCGCCGAGCTGTGCGTGCGCTACAGCCCGGAGGAGATCGTGCTGCGGCGCGCGCTCGGGCTCTCGGACTCCGTGCGCGTCAACCCGTCGGGCGGGCCGCTGTGCGGCCACCCGGTGATGGCGACGGGGCTCACGCGCGTCGTCGAGGCGGCGCGGCGCATCGCGAACGGCGAGGCCGGGCGCGCGCTCGCGCACGCCGCGAGCGGGCCGGCCCTGCAACAGAACCTGCTCTGCGTGCTCGAAGGGGGGGCGTAATGGCGGCCGAACGCTGCGCCATCGTCGGTCTCGGACAGACCAAGTACAAGCGCAAGCTCGACGTGTCGCTCGACGGCCTCGTGCGCGACGCCGCGCTCGAGGCGCTCGCGGACGCCGAGCTCACGTGGAAGGACATCGACGCCGTCGTGATCGGC
This Myxococcota bacterium DNA region includes the following protein-coding sequences:
- a CDS encoding TPM domain-containing protein, producing the protein MSRARRTARALAAALAAALVGAAALAPPARARDVPPLTGRVVDGASVLAPGEAARLESELAAFERETTHQIVVLTVASLEGEAIESFGIRVGEAWKVGHAGRDNGAIVIVAAADRRARIEVGYGLEGVVPDAVAARILRERMIPRFREGAMGAGIVDGTHALMQAARGEALPPLPATARGRDAVRGLEPLFFAVFFGASIGAVLGRKRWALAALVGGLVAAGIAFAATRAMALALGSAAGGALLAPLLGMGPTHGTRGGFGGGGFGGGGFGGGGFGGGGGFGGGGGGFGGGGASGSW
- a CDS encoding LemA family protein, which encodes MSRPTPVRARRATAALAALLALTATSGCGYNDIQAGDEAVSAAWAEVANQYQRRADLIPNLVKVVKGAASFERETLEAVVSARAKATSIELSPELVNDPAALQRFMDAQGQLTSALSRLFAVSERYPELRATDAFRDLQAQIEGTENRVTVARGRYIDAVQSYNTLIRSFPVNLTAKLFGAERKATFEARSDVTDRPPEVEF
- a CDS encoding neutral zinc metallopeptidase; this encodes MRWQRGRRSQNLEDRRGNAGRGRLPGFPGLGGGAQGGRVRIPMGGGRGGGLSLGGLVLMLGVAWLLGVNPLDMLGGAGGGAVGVDLDGGFPGAAMPEVGARPPATTTPAEEELVEFVSFVLDDLQATWGELLPGYRDAKLVLFRDATPSACGMGQSAMGPFYCPGDQKVYVDLAFYDELRQRFGAPGDFAQAYVLAHEIGHHVQRLTGVEEAVRREQRAASSRANELSVRMELQADCLAGVWGHATSRRGVLEPGDVEEGLRAAAAIGDDRIQRMSGRGVQPESFTHGSSEQRTRWLRKGLESGDPNACDTFEVSRL
- a CDS encoding helix-turn-helix domain-containing protein, producing MDETKPEARRELGKAATQERILAAATELFIERGYESTTVQDVADRAGVSRATVFWHFSEKAALFREAFTRMCDPFRASLEQDWSDVEPGKRLQEQLAMSERFARDHHREIGAFIRWAIESPAFREFVITAIMDLNQRFAGTITQTVAEIAPPGHDPKLLATSLMLAFDANLLISVLDTRVDAGVRTRDERSAAVAALAALIAKAGEPGR
- a CDS encoding sulfotransferase is translated as MDEAGRSTLAPARLPLPIRAMNRMGPLLARARVFPARLEPEALLDEAARAAGCDDFGPDEFREGYERLVASLEGDAALTPFGRFFAKRQLMELLTQRLALVDWRKRHPEVAREAIARPLVVMGLPRTGTTILYGLLAQDPAHRSPLSWEVDDPCPPPEAATYDVDPRIRRTEKRFAQLRGLAPTFQAIHPIGALLPQECIVLTASAFLSIRFEMCFDVAAYQRWIVGADLAPAYRWHRAFLQHLQSRHRRERWVLKSPGHLGPVAAMMAEYPDAMVVQTHRDPRKVVPSVSSLEYAMRCVSTAAPDAHALGRQQLWLWSTYLQQGLEARAALPQHAGQFLDLHFHEIAADPLASVARIYDHFGLALSAEAEARMRAFLAANPRDAHGTHRYTLGMFGLQSDEVDAAFKGYCERFGVVPERAG
- a CDS encoding PilZ domain-containing protein, with the protein product MSAKGRVLVVGFPRGAAELRSDLLQLGFLPLEVDDLGTASREFARGTPLNGLVFLNAHYPEHGLRPALEQLRTAARGSAQLVAVGATPHLHTRRLLRDSGVPIGLWTPYELEDLRLAIDIATPGIDAERRSYRRVPTAIRAQLSHAERRIAATIRDLSVSGGRFEAAEPVARGTELVAHFALSGEPLALRARVAFAIEPRESDARVSFGVRFLSPPSAALAALAGYVNARTDARRV
- a CDS encoding SDR family oxidoreductase, yielding MAAERGVAIVTGASSGIGEATAECLAAEGFAVVAAARSRDPLETLAARIERAGGRALAVPTDVADEAACRALVDRAFEAFGRVDLLVNNAGFSLSAALEQMSRDDLRRTFEVNLFGGLQLTGLLVPLMRAQGGGRVVNISSLASRVPAPLAVAYAATKGALESATDCLRLELAPWNIEMCLVVPGFVKTPVFDKAKEWGEFLRNDPDNPYRQLMFDLEEFAYGQLEHAIEPRAVGEVVALAATAASPRARYYVPFSARMQSGFMRTIPVSLRDRILARVYKMG
- a CDS encoding OB-fold domain-containing protein yields the protein MATPEIPTTTRYTLEYPYTRTTGPVIGRFLTALRDGKILGVRTGGRVVVPPIEFDPETAEEIASPEYVEVGPGGTVVTATWIAEPTRKHPFQEPFAFALVLLDGADTPLVHAVKAASPDAVRKGARVAAQFRDERRQAITDVYFVPEAEARKQYIEPGQGEVEMTEHLISLEFEERLIPARRRYLKGLVEGRFVGQKSPVSGKVYVPSRGYDPMERVPMTEADDVVLPLTGTVVTYTIITPVQYYGQKETEPYVRASILLDGADTVIGQQDIRNIPRDEFRAGMRVRCVFKPVGERDISEIDNRWGGTGGVIDRWEPTGEPDVPFEKFSEHLF
- a CDS encoding lipid-transfer protein codes for the protein MAGEDIAIVAFAQTPSYRSYADSEVSLLMGLTNQVLADTKLDRNEVDFTIAGSCDYLSGMPFAFVSNVDGFGAWPPVYESHVEMDGAWALFEAYVRLQMGDIDVALVAGSGKSSPGRPREIFPLQMNPYYHAPLGLDPVSMAGLQASALVDAGLATEADFAEVVSRSRRDALANPYAQVAKDVSVDALLKEPYYAAPLRKHDLPPISDGAAMVLLARGEKARALTDKPVWIRGIDHRMDSSHPGLRDLSESASTRIAAEKLGIDGGAFDIAELCVRYSPEEIVLRRALGLSDSVRVNPSGGPLCGHPVMATGLTRVVEAARRIANGEAGRALAHAASGPALQQNLLCVLEGGA